The proteins below come from a single Prochlorococcus marinus str. MIT 9215 genomic window:
- the petA gene encoding cytochrome f translates to MMKKTSLFICTLLFILSIVFYPKITFAYPFWAQQNYESPREATGKIVCANCHLAQMPTIAEVPQSVGADSVFKAVVKIPYKNDLKEIGADGSEVPLQVGAVVMLPDGFKLAPQERWTEEIKEETEGVYFTNYSEEKENIIIVGPLPGDTNKEIVFPVLSPDPSTNKEYHYGKYSLHIGGNRGRGQVYPTGDKSNNVVFTSSTSGTIDSIDIIEDGSYKVNIENDNGEITTEEVPVGPQLIVKAQDKINAGDPLTNDPNVGGFGQLDAEVVLQSPYRVIGLIAFFIGVGLTQILLVLKKKQVEKVQAAEGI, encoded by the coding sequence ATCATGAAAAAAACAAGCTTATTTATCTGTACTCTTCTTTTCATTTTGAGCATTGTATTTTATCCAAAGATCACTTTTGCTTATCCATTTTGGGCTCAGCAAAACTATGAATCCCCAAGAGAAGCCACAGGAAAGATTGTCTGTGCAAATTGTCATCTAGCTCAGATGCCTACAATTGCAGAGGTTCCACAATCTGTTGGAGCTGACAGTGTTTTCAAAGCCGTAGTCAAAATACCCTACAAAAATGACTTAAAAGAGATCGGGGCTGATGGTTCTGAAGTCCCATTACAAGTTGGTGCAGTTGTAATGCTACCTGATGGCTTTAAACTTGCACCACAGGAAAGATGGACGGAAGAAATCAAAGAAGAAACAGAAGGGGTTTATTTCACTAATTACAGTGAAGAAAAAGAAAACATCATCATTGTAGGACCTTTACCTGGCGATACTAATAAAGAAATAGTTTTCCCTGTACTTTCCCCTGATCCATCCACTAATAAAGAATATCACTATGGTAAATACTCGTTACATATCGGAGGCAATAGAGGGAGAGGTCAGGTATACCCAACTGGAGACAAAAGCAATAATGTAGTTTTCACTTCTTCCACCTCAGGGACTATTGATTCAATAGACATAATTGAAGATGGTAGCTATAAGGTCAATATAGAAAACGATAATGGGGAGATAACTACTGAAGAAGTACCTGTTGGTCCTCAACTTATAGTAAAAGCACAAGACAAAATTAATGCAGGTGACCCTCTTACTAATGATCCCAACGTTGGTGGCTTTGGACAATTAGATGCTGAGGTTGTACTTCAGAGCCCTTATAGAGTTATTGGATTGATTGCATTCTTCATTGGTGTAGGACTAACACAAATACTTTTAGTATTAAAGAAAAAACAAGTAGAAAAAGTGCAGGCAGCAGAGGGTATCTAA
- the petC gene encoding cytochrome b6-f complex iron-sulfur subunit, with the protein MTQLSSKDVPSMGRRQFMNLLTFGTATGVALGALYPVANYFMPLRAGGGGGGTSAKDELGNPITKTGWLATHQAGDRSLVQGLKGDPTYLIVNEGGGIGEFGLNAICTHLGCVVPWDSGANKFICPCHGSQYDTNGKVVRGPAPLSLALAHVDIEDDAVLVKQWSETDFRTNENPWWA; encoded by the coding sequence ATGACTCAATTAAGTTCCAAGGATGTCCCTTCAATGGGTCGAAGGCAATTTATGAATCTTCTTACATTTGGTACTGCAACTGGTGTAGCGTTAGGAGCTCTTTACCCTGTAGCGAATTATTTCATGCCTTTAAGAGCAGGCGGTGGTGGAGGTGGAACTTCTGCTAAAGATGAATTAGGGAATCCTATAACTAAGACAGGTTGGTTAGCTACCCATCAAGCAGGAGACAGAAGTTTAGTGCAAGGTCTAAAGGGAGATCCAACTTATTTAATAGTTAATGAGGGCGGGGGAATAGGAGAATTTGGTTTAAATGCAATTTGTACTCATTTAGGTTGCGTTGTCCCATGGGATAGTGGTGCTAATAAATTCATATGTCCTTGTCATGGCAGTCAGTACGATACTAATGGAAAGGTAGTCAGAGGGCCTGCGCCTTTATCATTAGCGCTAGCGCATGTCGATATTGAAGATGATGCTGTACTCGTCAAACAATGGTCAGAAACTGACTTTAGAACTAATGAAAATCCATGGTGGGCATAA
- a CDS encoding DUF3067 family protein — translation MKPLLVDEVIHYLIHRWGKKYDFRLFRRGKFVYFQMMWGFLGQESFPLSEDEYKKSIADKIEILNRCGYSEEVREWLKKVKAKPRLGRAVSLQLNLNEKMKEFLT, via the coding sequence ATGAAGCCATTGCTAGTAGATGAAGTAATACATTATTTGATTCATCGCTGGGGGAAAAAATATGATTTTAGACTCTTTAGAAGAGGAAAATTTGTTTATTTTCAAATGATGTGGGGATTTCTTGGACAGGAATCTTTCCCTTTAAGTGAAGATGAATATAAAAAATCCATAGCTGATAAAATCGAGATTTTAAATAGATGTGGATATTCAGAAGAAGTAAGGGAATGGTTAAAGAAGGTTAAGGCTAAGCCAAGGTTAGGTAGAGCTGTCAGCTTGCAATTAAATCTTAATGAGAAGATGAAAGAGTTTTTGACTTGA
- the tatC gene encoding twin-arginine translocase subunit TatC has translation MRGPGQSENKLSDSMTFSDHLEELRQRILNSIYSILISIFFSFLIIKPLISFLEIPAGDIHLLQLAPGEFLFVAIKVAGYSGLIVSMPYIFYQIILFISPGLTKQEKSLILPAVFGSGLLFFLGLIFSWWILVPAAINFFISFGADIVEPTWSIERYFDFVLLLMSSTAIAFQLPVLQFILGSLGIITTEKMISNWKIVVISSAILSAVITPSTDPLTMSLLSISIVFLFFVGTGLTYLSENLKSKTLSSSH, from the coding sequence ATGAGAGGTCCAGGTCAAAGTGAAAATAAATTATCAGATTCAATGACTTTTAGTGATCATTTAGAGGAGCTTCGTCAGAGGATACTAAACTCAATTTACTCAATACTTATTTCAATATTCTTTAGTTTTCTCATCATAAAGCCATTAATATCTTTTTTAGAAATCCCAGCTGGCGATATTCATTTACTACAACTTGCTCCAGGAGAGTTTTTATTTGTCGCTATTAAAGTTGCAGGTTACAGCGGATTAATAGTTTCTATGCCTTATATTTTTTATCAAATAATATTATTTATTTCTCCTGGTTTAACAAAACAAGAAAAAAGCCTTATCTTGCCCGCAGTTTTTGGTTCAGGTCTTCTGTTTTTTTTAGGATTAATTTTTTCCTGGTGGATATTAGTCCCTGCAGCAATAAATTTCTTCATTAGTTTCGGTGCTGATATTGTTGAACCAACTTGGTCTATAGAAAGATATTTTGATTTTGTTCTCTTACTAATGTCTAGCACAGCAATAGCTTTTCAATTGCCAGTATTACAATTTATTCTTGGTTCTCTTGGAATAATTACAACAGAAAAAATGATTTCGAATTGGAAGATAGTTGTAATTTCCTCAGCAATATTATCTGCTGTGATTACCCCTTCAACAGACCCATTGACTATGTCATTGCTATCTATATCGATTGTGTTTTTATTTTTTGTGGGTACTGGATTAACTTACTTATCAGAAAATCTCAAGTCAAAAACTCTTTCATCTTCTCATTAA
- a CDS encoding NFACT RNA binding domain-containing protein, whose product MDITSMRSVLHYLTRNILPTKFETAQQPDPNTVQLCFRGVYSQTWLEVSWNGDSPRILKINKPEKIGRESTLSKQIRYGLKYMALISIDQDDFERVIKFGFAKKPRDEISKYLIFELMGKHSNIFYLDNKHKIIAVGKQIKSSQSSFRTISTGSIYSGPPVNLKKKPREDESFQAWKDSISIVPESLKNCLINTYQGVSPILTKQLEVISKTCNSEIMEKNIDFIGDSDLKEIFKNWKIWINRFKNNNFNFSIFNKDFYCVWFFDKEINCEKKIDLCTGIEHYYDYHLKQKKLELLGKKIEGIIFKQINIEKKNLKIQYDLLTKSENYEIYKKKADNIFTSNEIKKRDIIKGQKLYKKSKKLKRSRELIKERLSIYKTNIERLDEFTTLLENLNSLNHEKLFMRIKLLEEIMEEICDEFNINIKRQKEDKKSSYEIESSPIQVDTPTGLKLQVGRNMRQNDLISFKFSKKGDLWFHAQESPGSHVVLKSSSQEASEQDLQIAADLAALFSKAKRNIKVPINLVKIKDLQKIKKGGPGCVSFKNGEIIWGNPTRGEDYIKKNLKTVI is encoded by the coding sequence ATGGATATTACATCTATGAGATCTGTCTTGCACTATTTAACAAGGAACATTTTACCTACAAAGTTTGAAACTGCCCAACAACCTGATCCTAATACAGTTCAATTATGTTTCAGAGGAGTTTATTCTCAAACGTGGTTAGAAGTTTCATGGAATGGAGACTCGCCTAGAATACTAAAGATAAATAAACCAGAAAAGATTGGGAGAGAAAGCACACTTTCTAAACAAATAAGATACGGATTAAAGTATATGGCTTTAATTTCAATTGATCAAGATGATTTCGAGAGAGTTATAAAATTTGGTTTTGCAAAAAAACCTAGAGATGAAATTAGTAAGTATTTAATTTTTGAGTTAATGGGGAAACATAGTAATATTTTTTATTTGGATAATAAACATAAAATAATTGCAGTTGGTAAACAAATTAAATCAAGTCAATCTAGTTTTAGAACAATTTCAACAGGATCAATCTACTCTGGCCCTCCAGTAAATCTCAAAAAAAAACCTAGAGAAGATGAGTCTTTTCAAGCATGGAAAGACTCAATTTCAATAGTACCTGAGTCTTTGAAAAACTGTTTAATAAATACCTATCAAGGTGTGAGTCCTATCCTCACAAAACAATTAGAAGTTATTAGCAAAACTTGCAATTCGGAAATAATGGAAAAAAATATCGATTTCATTGGCGATTCAGACTTAAAGGAGATATTTAAAAATTGGAAGATTTGGATAAATAGGTTTAAAAATAATAACTTTAATTTTTCAATATTTAATAAAGATTTTTATTGCGTTTGGTTTTTCGATAAAGAAATTAATTGCGAAAAAAAAATAGATTTATGCACGGGTATAGAGCATTATTATGATTATCATCTGAAGCAAAAAAAACTTGAATTATTGGGAAAGAAAATTGAAGGAATAATTTTTAAACAGATCAATATTGAGAAAAAGAATTTAAAAATTCAATATGATCTTCTGACAAAATCAGAAAACTACGAGATATATAAAAAAAAAGCTGATAATATATTCACTTCAAATGAAATTAAAAAACGAGATATTATTAAAGGACAAAAACTATATAAAAAGTCAAAAAAACTTAAAAGATCTAGAGAATTAATAAAAGAAAGATTAAGTATTTACAAAACAAATATAGAAAGATTAGATGAATTCACTACGCTTTTAGAAAATCTAAATTCTTTAAATCATGAAAAACTTTTTATGCGAATCAAACTACTAGAAGAAATTATGGAAGAAATTTGTGACGAGTTTAATATCAATATAAAGAGGCAAAAAGAAGATAAGAAAAGTTCATATGAGATAGAATCTTCGCCAATTCAAGTTGATACTCCCACAGGGTTGAAGCTTCAGGTAGGGCGAAATATGAGGCAAAATGACTTAATAAGCTTTAAGTTCTCAAAAAAAGGCGATTTATGGTTTCATGCTCAGGAATCTCCAGGGAGCCATGTAGTTTTGAAGTCTTCATCTCAAGAGGCATCTGAGCAAGATCTTCAAATAGCTGCAGACTTAGCTGCTTTATTTAGTAAGGCAAAAAGGAACATTAAAGTTCCAATTAATTTAGTAAAGATTAAAGATTTACAAAAAATCAAAAAAGGAGGGCCGGGTTGCGTTTCCTTTAAAAATGGAGAAATTATTTGGGGAAATCCTACAAGAGGAGAAGATTACATTAAAAAAAATCTTAAAACAGTAATTTAG
- the gmk gene encoding guanylate kinase, whose product MKNQKKLIILTGPSGVGKGTVVKEILGKEKNFWLSISATTREPREGEKDGENYYFLNREKFKEMIEQNLFLEWAQFAGNYYGTPLSSVNEKIKKGFIVLLEIEVEGARQIKNKFPNSLSIFLLPPDKEELERRIRNRGTEKEEAIKKRLSRANYEISVSNQFDFALTNHNVYETAKKIIKLIKT is encoded by the coding sequence ATGAAAAATCAAAAAAAACTTATTATCCTTACTGGACCCAGTGGGGTTGGTAAAGGAACAGTTGTTAAAGAAATATTAGGTAAAGAAAAAAATTTTTGGCTATCAATATCTGCAACTACTAGAGAACCTAGAGAGGGAGAAAAGGACGGAGAAAATTACTACTTTTTAAATCGGGAAAAGTTTAAAGAAATGATTGAACAAAACCTGTTCCTTGAATGGGCTCAATTCGCTGGGAACTATTATGGAACCCCATTGTCTTCTGTAAATGAGAAAATAAAAAAGGGATTTATCGTACTACTTGAAATTGAAGTAGAGGGTGCAAGGCAAATAAAAAATAAGTTTCCTAATTCACTTTCTATATTTTTACTTCCACCGGATAAAGAAGAGTTAGAGAGAAGAATAAGAAATAGAGGTACGGAAAAAGAAGAGGCAATTAAAAAAAGACTCTCAAGGGCTAATTATGAGATTTCAGTATCAAATCAATTTGATTTTGCATTAACAAATCACAATGTTTATGAAACAGCAAAAAAAATAATCAAGTTAATAAAAACTTGA
- the psaJ gene encoding photosystem I reaction center subunit IX yields the protein MFKILNTKFVRSAPVVAAIWLSLTAGIIIEFNRFFPDLLFHPMS from the coding sequence ATGTTCAAAATTCTAAACACAAAATTTGTCAGATCTGCTCCAGTGGTAGCAGCAATTTGGCTAAGCCTTACAGCTGGAATAATTATTGAATTTAATAGGTTTTTCCCAGATTTATTATTCCATCCAATGAGTTGA
- a CDS encoding photosystem I PsaF protein (subunit III), with protein sequence MKFFFSIITSVFLFLGITPIALAANGPALNADRASTEYTASALTKCSENPKFIERANSATTQKDIARFERYGKASCGDDGLPHLIIGPPLEPWGAFLNRGHEGDLLIPGVLFIYIAGIIGWSGREYLIESKKTKNPADLEIIIDLDLARKCLVKGAQWPLLANKQGRNGDLREKDNNITLNGPR encoded by the coding sequence ATGAAATTCTTTTTTTCAATCATAACCTCTGTTTTTCTGTTCCTAGGAATTACTCCAATTGCTCTAGCTGCTAATGGGCCAGCCTTAAATGCAGACCGAGCTAGTACTGAATATACTGCATCAGCCCTAACAAAATGTTCTGAAAATCCTAAATTCATTGAGAGAGCAAATTCTGCAACTACTCAAAAAGACATCGCAAGATTTGAAAGATACGGAAAAGCATCATGCGGAGATGACGGTCTTCCACATTTAATAATTGGACCTCCTCTTGAGCCATGGGGAGCCTTTTTAAATAGAGGTCATGAAGGAGATTTACTTATTCCCGGAGTTTTGTTCATTTACATTGCTGGAATTATAGGTTGGTCAGGAAGAGAGTATCTAATTGAATCAAAAAAGACTAAGAATCCAGCAGATCTTGAAATAATTATAGACCTAGATTTAGCCAGAAAATGTCTTGTAAAAGGAGCGCAATGGCCTCTTCTTGCCAATAAACAGGGCAGAAATGGAGATTTAAGAGAGAAAGATAACAATATTACACTTAATGGTCCTCGCTAA
- the tsaD gene encoding tRNA (adenosine(37)-N6)-threonylcarbamoyltransferase complex transferase subunit TsaD produces the protein MRKVLAIETSCDETSVSIVSNIGDNFKIHSNIIASQIEDHAKWGGVVPELAARKHLELLPFVLEKALAESEIKIEEIDYIASTVAPGLAGCLRVGSITARSLCMLHSKPFLGIHHLEGHLSSILFSENYPKKSFLTLLVSGGHTELIKVDDRRRMQRLGKSFDDAAGEAFDKVGRLLGLSYPGGPAIEKIAKNGDPMKFNLPKCKISDKKGGFLKYDFSFSGLKTAVLRLVERINLDGKDVPIPDIAASFERVVAEVLVERTIKCAKDHRLENVVLVGGVAANNTLRKMMINEASKKSIKVHLAPLNLCTDNAAMIGAAALFRIKFKDHLSSLKLGVAGRLSIEQANTLYEENPPF, from the coding sequence ATGCGCAAAGTTTTAGCTATTGAAACAAGTTGTGATGAGACGTCTGTCTCAATTGTTTCTAATATTGGCGATAATTTCAAAATACATTCAAATATAATTGCCTCTCAAATAGAGGATCATGCAAAATGGGGAGGAGTTGTTCCTGAACTTGCTGCTAGAAAGCATTTAGAGTTATTACCTTTTGTTTTGGAAAAGGCTTTAGCAGAATCAGAAATTAAAATTGAGGAAATTGATTATATTGCATCAACTGTAGCTCCTGGATTAGCTGGTTGTTTAAGAGTAGGTTCTATAACTGCAAGATCACTTTGCATGTTACATTCAAAGCCATTTCTGGGGATTCATCATTTGGAGGGTCATTTATCTTCAATTTTATTTTCAGAAAATTATCCAAAAAAATCTTTTCTTACATTACTTGTTAGCGGTGGACATACTGAATTGATAAAAGTTGATGATAGAAGGAGAATGCAGAGACTTGGTAAAAGTTTTGATGATGCTGCTGGTGAAGCTTTTGATAAAGTTGGAAGATTATTAGGTCTTAGTTATCCTGGAGGACCGGCAATTGAAAAGATTGCTAAAAATGGGGACCCTATGAAATTTAATTTACCAAAATGTAAGATTTCTGATAAAAAAGGTGGGTTTCTTAAATATGATTTCTCTTTTAGTGGTTTAAAAACTGCCGTATTGAGATTAGTTGAGAGAATCAATTTGGATGGTAAGGATGTTCCAATTCCTGATATTGCTGCAAGTTTTGAAAGAGTAGTAGCAGAGGTTTTGGTAGAGAGAACAATAAAATGTGCAAAAGATCATAGATTGGAAAATGTTGTTTTAGTTGGGGGAGTGGCTGCTAACAATACATTAAGAAAAATGATGATTAATGAAGCTAGTAAAAAATCTATTAAAGTTCATTTAGCTCCCCTTAATCTTTGTACAGATAATGCTGCAATGATTGGAGCGGCGGCGCTGTTCAGGATCAAATTTAAGGATCATTTAAGTTCCCTTAAATTAGGTGTCGCAGGAAGACTATCAATTGAACAAGCGAATACCCTCTATGAAGAAAACCCTCCTTTCTAA
- a CDS encoding high light inducible protein — protein sequence MNKQPKIEMKETKNLVDKKELNLWKRGFTPQAEIWNGRMATVGIGIIFIIIALISQFSQ from the coding sequence ATGAACAAACAACCTAAAATCGAGATGAAAGAAACAAAAAACTTAGTTGATAAAAAGGAACTGAATTTGTGGAAAAGAGGTTTTACCCCTCAAGCAGAAATATGGAATGGAAGGATGGCGACTGTTGGTATAGGTATTATTTTTATAATTATTGCTTTAATAAGCCAGTTTTCTCAATAG
- a CDS encoding cation:proton antiporter, with protein sequence MTPERLGLLWGITVFAGAFARLFSSFTGSPSVVILLLSGLFIGRSGLGLVEPLDLGQGLETIVGLLVCLVLFEGGLNLKLPEGNIRNTVLKISLVRLFISLSAGIFIAHWLAGLSWQVAGIYSAIVLATGPTVVSPLVEQIKLASPLSEVLKAEGLLLEPIGAVLALLLLELTLGDLRGINDVFIALMQRLGGGVLIGLSTGWLLSEILKKIKNEASFGVELQVTLGFIFLVYGICEYFLPESGLPASVAAGFIVGKREVIDKERLDNLIGELAQLAITVLFPLLAADVSWGELSPLGWGGVVCVFMLMVIVRPISIWIATMGRELNLKEKVFLAWLAPRGIVTAAVASLFSIRLEQAGILGAGRLQGLVFLTILMTVGIQGLSAKPLASRLELGQKNNLD encoded by the coding sequence ATGACGCCTGAAAGGCTTGGATTACTTTGGGGAATAACTGTATTTGCAGGTGCTTTTGCTCGATTATTTTCTTCTTTTACAGGATCCCCCAGTGTTGTTATTTTATTGCTTTCTGGATTATTCATTGGAAGATCAGGTTTAGGACTTGTTGAGCCTTTAGATCTCGGTCAAGGACTTGAAACTATTGTGGGGCTTTTAGTCTGTTTGGTTCTTTTTGAAGGGGGACTAAATTTGAAACTGCCTGAGGGGAATATAAGAAATACGGTTTTGAAAATTTCACTGGTAAGACTTTTTATTTCATTATCAGCTGGAATTTTTATTGCTCATTGGCTAGCAGGCCTCTCATGGCAAGTTGCGGGAATATATAGTGCCATTGTTTTAGCTACTGGACCAACAGTTGTCTCTCCATTAGTAGAACAAATAAAATTAGCTTCACCTCTCTCGGAAGTTTTAAAAGCTGAGGGTTTGCTGCTTGAACCAATTGGTGCAGTACTTGCATTACTGCTCCTAGAACTGACTTTAGGAGACTTACGTGGGATTAATGATGTATTTATTGCATTAATGCAAAGACTAGGGGGAGGAGTCTTAATCGGATTAAGTACAGGATGGTTACTATCAGAAATTTTAAAAAAAATAAAAAATGAAGCCTCATTTGGTGTAGAGCTTCAAGTTACCCTTGGATTTATTTTCCTTGTATATGGAATTTGCGAATATTTTTTACCAGAATCAGGCTTGCCTGCTTCTGTTGCTGCAGGTTTTATTGTAGGGAAAAGAGAAGTTATAGACAAGGAGAGATTGGATAACCTAATAGGTGAATTAGCTCAACTAGCAATAACAGTTCTTTTCCCTCTTTTGGCCGCTGACGTTTCTTGGGGTGAATTAAGTCCGCTTGGCTGGGGAGGGGTTGTTTGCGTTTTTATGTTGATGGTAATTGTTCGCCCTATCTCTATCTGGATAGCAACAATGGGTAGAGAATTGAACTTAAAAGAAAAAGTTTTTTTAGCCTGGTTAGCTCCAAGAGGTATTGTTACTGCAGCTGTAGCTTCTCTTTTTTCCATCAGATTAGAGCAGGCTGGCATCCTTGGGGCTGGCCGTCTCCAAGGTTTAGTTTTTCTTACTATCTTGATGACAGTCGGAATCCAAGGCCTTTCAGCTAAACCTTTGGCGAGCAGACTTGAATTAGGTCAAAAAAATAATTTAGATTGA
- the gltX gene encoding glutamate--tRNA ligase, translating into MEKRLRLAPSPTGLFHIGTARTALFNWLYAQKIGGKFLLRIEDTDFVRSKSEYTKNILEGLKWLGLKWDDEILKQSDRISIHKSYIKKLLECGAAYRCFTTENEISELREEQKNKGLPPKHDNRHRSLSKEEIDSFISQGKTSVIRFKIDEKIEIKWVDLIRGEIKWQGKDLGGDLVLSRRAKGYEIGDPLYNLAVVVDDNFMNITHVVRGEDHISNTAKQILIYEALNFKLPTFSHTPLILNNEGKKLSKRDCVTSIDEFRDMGYLPEALSNYMAFLGWSPKSTDREILSLNEISEIFDLSDINKAGAKFSWEKLNWINSQYIKNMESIKLSEIIRKYWDDNGWVAPSQEWAHKLAILIRDSMILLKDAIDQSKPFFLIPKIKKEGQDFLENNDSKASLRLILNYLIEQNAIKLNKEKAKEIINEISKMHNVKKGILMKSLRVAFFGSLSGPDLIQSWELFSESKTDISRIERCFKSI; encoded by the coding sequence TTGGAAAAACGTTTAAGACTAGCCCCGAGTCCAACCGGCTTATTTCATATTGGGACAGCGCGAACAGCATTATTCAATTGGTTGTATGCACAAAAAATAGGCGGAAAATTTCTGCTCAGAATTGAAGATACAGATTTTGTTCGATCTAAATCTGAATATACAAAAAATATATTAGAGGGCTTGAAATGGCTTGGACTTAAATGGGATGACGAAATTTTAAAACAAAGTGACCGAATTTCAATTCACAAAAGTTACATCAAAAAGCTATTGGAATGTGGAGCTGCATATAGGTGCTTTACGACAGAAAATGAGATTTCTGAATTAAGAGAAGAACAAAAAAATAAAGGATTACCTCCAAAGCATGATAATAGACACAGAAGTCTTTCAAAAGAAGAAATAGATTCATTCATATCTCAAGGAAAGACTTCAGTAATAAGGTTTAAGATTGATGAAAAAATTGAAATTAAGTGGGTAGATCTGATAAGAGGCGAAATCAAATGGCAAGGGAAAGATCTTGGTGGTGATTTAGTTTTGTCAAGAAGGGCAAAAGGATATGAGATTGGAGATCCTTTGTATAATCTTGCAGTTGTAGTTGATGATAATTTCATGAATATTACTCATGTAGTAAGGGGTGAAGACCATATCTCGAACACTGCCAAGCAAATATTGATATATGAAGCATTAAATTTTAAGTTGCCAACTTTTTCACATACCCCCCTAATACTTAATAATGAAGGGAAAAAATTATCTAAGAGAGATTGCGTTACTTCAATCGACGAATTTAGAGATATGGGATATTTACCTGAGGCCTTATCGAACTATATGGCCTTTTTAGGTTGGTCTCCAAAATCTACAGACAGAGAAATACTTTCTCTTAATGAGATATCTGAAATTTTTGATTTATCAGACATAAATAAAGCTGGAGCTAAATTCAGTTGGGAAAAACTCAACTGGATTAATTCTCAATATATAAAAAATATGGAATCAATAAAGTTAAGTGAGATCATTAGGAAATACTGGGATGATAATGGTTGGGTGGCGCCATCTCAAGAATGGGCTCATAAATTAGCAATTTTGATTAGAGACTCTATGATTCTTTTAAAAGATGCCATTGATCAATCAAAACCATTCTTCTTAATACCTAAAATTAAAAAAGAAGGTCAAGATTTTCTGGAAAACAATGATAGCAAAGCATCTCTTAGACTAATTTTAAATTATTTAATTGAGCAGAATGCTATAAAATTAAATAAAGAGAAAGCTAAAGAAATAATAAACGAAATCTCAAAAATGCATAATGTTAAAAAAGGGATATTAATGAAATCATTAAGAGTAGCCTTTTTTGGATCTTTAAGTGGACCAGATTTAATTCAAAGTTGGGAGCTTTTCTCAGAGAGTAAAACTGACATATCTCGAATTGAAAGATGTTTTAAATCAATCTAA
- the rplS gene encoding 50S ribosomal protein L19 produces MTKMAKEKQENELETIIKADASVDVADEQKEENMVSETTQTLSASNLIKEFENEQLKKELPEIYVGDTVKVGVKITEGNKERVQPYEGVVIAKRHGGINQTITVRRIFQGIGVERVFMLHSPQVASLKVERRGKVRRAKLFYLRDRVGKATRVKQRFDR; encoded by the coding sequence ATGACCAAAATGGCTAAAGAGAAACAAGAGAATGAATTAGAAACCATTATTAAAGCTGACGCATCAGTTGATGTAGCAGATGAACAAAAAGAAGAAAACATGGTTTCTGAAACTACGCAAACCTTAAGCGCATCAAATCTTATTAAAGAATTTGAAAATGAACAATTAAAAAAAGAATTACCTGAAATTTATGTTGGGGACACTGTTAAAGTTGGAGTAAAGATTACAGAAGGTAATAAAGAAAGAGTCCAACCATATGAAGGTGTTGTCATAGCAAAAAGGCATGGAGGTATTAACCAGACAATTACGGTTAGAAGGATTTTTCAGGGTATAGGTGTTGAAAGAGTATTTATGCTACACAGTCCACAGGTTGCCTCTCTAAAAGTTGAACGTAGAGGTAAAGTAAGGAGAGCTAAGTTATTCTATCTAAGAGATAGAGTAGGAAAAGCTACTCGCGTAAAACAACGCTTTGATCGATAA